A genomic region of Trichothermofontia sichuanensis B231 contains the following coding sequences:
- a CDS encoding GAF domain-containing protein: MLPDLAIDFQPPIVTPDTLLTDALAVMQPGRQACPLSPSDQAAASDLASDRATDYVLVMAGPELRGILTVRDLVQLVAQAIPLGTLSVAAVMQSAVITRRRSQCEDVFSVLDVFEHHHIRHLPILDEDDHLLGVATPHTLRQALQPIDLLRWRRVDEVMVPTIVTASPTDTLQTVIQRLAEHRIGCVVITAASVTAPPAPQPSPPIGIVTERDILQFHLLGLNPATVQVQTVMSTPVFTVTPTDSLWQAHILMQAQQVRRLAVIDAAGGLVGLVTQSSVLRSLDATSLYEMVQSLTQRLATLEATTTAQLQQQQALLKQRTEARDRALYQQQQAIAVLQKQNEQLTAITSTIPGSVYQAEFDVNGQMTLTYLSTGIEDLSGYSLSRFQANPTALFDLIHPDDRAQFHQRLTEALQTLAPFHHEFRIVTATGTVKWVEDRARYTRLPNGGVRINGLVLDISNLKQMEQSLAEAVTTLRSTNQRLEQWVADRTLALTQQNHKLEAIFRAFPDILFRLDAQGRYLEVLCQHEEDLYMPAKAMLGRTVQEVLPSPLGQQSYQLIQAALRSQTVQRFDYMLQLGETPRYFEARCIPLNSEQVITIIRDISDRRLAELEVKRSYDLFEAIFAESADALFLVNSDTCLIEQCNHRAVALFEANDPMDLIGKKVVDFRADHLSEQAIAALKAEFNRQYTLEQETEYVTQTGKHFWGSLVAKQLQVGASTCILVRISDITERRLFEQTLQEQEELLREVTEQIPGSVYRGVIHPDHTFELSFISRGVEALTGLTLDAIQSRPQCLTDLVHPDDRDSFYQVLANREHPTQNVQREYRIIKPTGEIVWIRDTGAIVPRPDGSLGVTGVCFDISDRKQTEQVLQRQAEQDHLLARLFFRMRQTLNLDDIFQVTVEEVRAFLGVDRVLIYRFQANWRGDILVEAVSQPDLQLQGQSIHDPCFPGDWVGQYQAGRVAVVEDVQAAAIDPCYAEFLSQFQIRANLVVPIHHSEQRLWGLLIAQHCATPRPWPAGEIDLLRQIAARLGTAIQQADLYTRLQAELAERRRTEAILEQQIRQEKVLHALSQQIRQPLDLDHLLATTVREIQQLLQADRVLIFRLYPHGQTQVIQEAVTPGLPELVNLTFVDEVFLETCMTFYRQGNARIVPNVAEDAWSACIADFMQTIGVKSRMVAPILLSTEAAPATNAEAASTDDPSPLWGLLIVHACHARQWQHTELALLQRLATQVGIAIQQANLYSKLANQLAQKEVLLKEIHHRVKNNLQIISSLLSWQVDMIEDPQVLRIIKDSQSRISAMAMIHERMYQSADLAQMAFDEYLYQLVNYAFSVYGRPSQGIHLQFTIDPVSLNLETALPCGLIAYELVTNALEHAFPHQRSGTVQVSLVRLNETQYQLTVQDDGIGFPPDLDFRQTSSMGLQLVCGLTQQIKGHITLQRGTVPTVADDGTITQGGTQFQLTFSEVYYEHRA; the protein is encoded by the coding sequence ATGCTTCCTGATCTCGCGATCGATTTCCAGCCACCTATTGTAACGCCCGACACATTGCTGACCGATGCCTTAGCCGTGATGCAGCCTGGTCGCCAAGCCTGTCCCCTGTCCCCCAGTGACCAGGCGGCTGCCTCTGATCTAGCAAGTGACCGGGCGACGGATTACGTTTTGGTGATGGCGGGACCGGAACTCAGGGGAATTTTGACGGTGCGGGATCTGGTGCAATTAGTTGCCCAAGCCATTCCCCTAGGCACCCTGTCGGTGGCGGCGGTCATGCAGTCGGCGGTGATTACCCGGCGACGATCGCAGTGTGAGGATGTGTTTAGTGTGCTTGATGTGTTTGAGCACCATCACATTCGTCATTTGCCGATTCTGGATGAGGACGATCACCTATTGGGAGTAGCCACACCCCACACCCTGCGACAGGCACTCCAACCCATTGATCTACTGCGCTGGCGACGGGTGGATGAGGTCATGGTGCCAACGATCGTCACGGCTTCCCCCACCGATACCTTACAAACGGTGATTCAGCGCCTGGCTGAGCACCGCATTGGTTGTGTCGTGATCACGGCAGCGTCAGTGACAGCCCCGCCCGCGCCGCAACCTTCCCCCCCGATCGGGATCGTGACGGAACGGGATATCCTGCAATTCCACCTGTTGGGTTTAAACCCGGCCACAGTGCAGGTGCAGACGGTGATGAGCACCCCCGTCTTTACGGTGACGCCTACGGACTCCCTGTGGCAGGCCCACATCCTCATGCAGGCCCAGCAAGTCCGACGTTTAGCCGTGATCGACGCTGCGGGTGGATTGGTGGGGCTGGTGACCCAATCATCGGTTTTGCGCAGCCTGGATGCCACCTCCCTCTACGAAATGGTACAATCCCTCACCCAACGCTTAGCGACGCTGGAAGCAACCACTACCGCTCAGCTTCAGCAGCAGCAAGCGCTCCTAAAACAACGAACGGAAGCCCGCGATCGCGCCCTATACCAGCAACAGCAAGCGATCGCGGTGCTCCAAAAACAGAATGAACAACTCACCGCGATTACCAGCACCATTCCTGGCTCAGTTTACCAGGCGGAGTTCGATGTCAACGGCCAGATGACCCTAACTTACCTGAGTACTGGCATCGAAGACCTGTCCGGGTATTCCCTCTCCCGATTCCAGGCCAATCCTACCGCCCTGTTTGATCTGATCCATCCCGACGATCGCGCTCAGTTTCACCAACGCCTCACAGAGGCGTTGCAAACCCTCGCCCCCTTTCACCATGAGTTTCGTATTGTGACGGCAACGGGGACTGTGAAATGGGTGGAGGATCGCGCCCGCTATACCCGGTTGCCCAACGGGGGGGTACGGATCAATGGCCTAGTGCTCGACATTAGTAATCTCAAGCAGATGGAGCAATCGCTGGCAGAGGCCGTCACGACGTTGCGATCGACCAACCAGCGATTAGAACAATGGGTGGCTGACCGAACGCTGGCTCTGACCCAACAAAATCATAAATTAGAAGCCATTTTTCGAGCATTTCCTGATATCCTCTTCCGGCTAGATGCCCAGGGTCGCTATCTTGAAGTGCTCTGCCAACATGAGGAGGATTTGTATATGCCTGCCAAGGCCATGTTAGGTCGGACTGTGCAGGAGGTCCTCCCGTCCCCCCTAGGTCAACAAAGTTATCAACTCATTCAAGCTGCTCTGCGTTCCCAAACGGTTCAGCGATTCGACTATATGCTGCAACTGGGAGAGACACCGCGCTATTTTGAAGCTCGCTGTATTCCCCTGAATTCTGAACAAGTCATTACGATTATTCGGGATATCAGCGATCGTAGATTGGCAGAATTAGAAGTTAAACGTAGCTACGATTTATTTGAAGCCATCTTTGCTGAATCGGCTGACGCCCTCTTTTTAGTTAACAGTGATACCTGTTTAATTGAACAGTGTAATCATCGCGCTGTAGCGTTATTTGAAGCCAATGACCCGATGGATCTCATCGGTAAAAAAGTAGTTGACTTTCGGGCTGATCACCTCTCTGAGCAGGCAATTGCCGCCTTAAAGGCTGAGTTTAATCGTCAATATACCCTTGAGCAGGAAACTGAATACGTGACCCAAACGGGGAAACACTTTTGGGGCAGTCTGGTGGCTAAACAGCTTCAGGTGGGGGCATCGACCTGCATTTTAGTCCGCATTAGCGATATTACTGAACGACGGCTGTTTGAACAAACCCTCCAGGAACAGGAGGAACTCCTGCGGGAAGTCACAGAGCAAATTCCCGGTTCGGTTTATCGCGGGGTGATCCACCCTGACCACACTTTTGAGCTTAGCTTCATTAGTCGGGGGGTGGAGGCGCTCACCGGTCTCACGCTCGACGCGATCCAGTCACGGCCCCAATGCCTGACGGATCTGGTTCATCCGGACGATCGCGACAGCTTTTATCAAGTGCTCGCCAACCGGGAGCATCCTACCCAAAATGTCCAGCGCGAGTATCGCATCATTAAGCCCACGGGGGAGATTGTCTGGATTCGGGATACGGGGGCGATCGTACCCCGACCCGATGGCAGTCTTGGTGTCACGGGGGTGTGCTTTGATATCAGCGATCGCAAGCAAACTGAACAGGTGCTCCAACGACAGGCGGAGCAAGATCACCTACTGGCTCGCCTATTTTTCCGAATGCGCCAAACCCTCAATCTGGATGACATCTTCCAGGTAACCGTAGAAGAGGTGCGGGCCTTCCTGGGCGTCGATCGGGTTCTGATTTACCGTTTCCAGGCCAACTGGCGAGGGGACATTCTCGTAGAGGCCGTTTCCCAACCCGACTTACAGCTCCAGGGACAAAGTATCCACGACCCCTGTTTCCCAGGAGATTGGGTGGGGCAATACCAGGCCGGTCGGGTAGCCGTCGTTGAAGATGTGCAAGCGGCAGCGATCGACCCCTGTTATGCCGAATTTCTCAGCCAGTTTCAGATCCGGGCCAACCTGGTAGTGCCCATTCACCACAGTGAACAACGCCTTTGGGGGTTACTCATTGCCCAGCACTGCGCCACCCCGCGCCCCTGGCCAGCCGGCGAAATTGACCTCCTCCGCCAAATTGCCGCCCGGTTGGGCACCGCCATTCAACAGGCCGATCTCTATACCCGTCTGCAAGCTGAATTGGCAGAACGGCGACGCACTGAGGCAATTTTAGAACAACAAATTCGCCAGGAAAAAGTCCTGCACGCCCTATCCCAACAAATTCGCCAACCCCTGGATCTCGATCACCTCCTCGCCACAACCGTGCGGGAGATCCAGCAATTACTCCAGGCCGATCGCGTCCTGATTTTCCGTCTTTATCCCCACGGCCAGACCCAGGTCATTCAGGAAGCCGTCACCCCCGGCTTGCCAGAACTGGTGAACCTGACGTTTGTAGATGAAGTGTTCTTAGAAACGTGTATGACCTTCTATCGTCAGGGCAATGCCCGGATTGTTCCGAATGTGGCTGAGGATGCCTGGAGTGCCTGTATTGCTGACTTTATGCAAACCATTGGGGTCAAGTCCCGAATGGTGGCTCCCATTCTGCTGAGCACCGAGGCGGCTCCAGCCACCAACGCAGAGGCCGCCAGCACGGATGATCCCTCCCCGTTGTGGGGATTGCTGATCGTCCATGCCTGCCACGCTCGCCAATGGCAACATACAGAACTGGCGCTCCTGCAACGTCTGGCCACCCAAGTCGGGATTGCGATCCAACAGGCTAATCTCTACAGCAAACTCGCCAATCAGTTGGCGCAGAAGGAGGTCTTGCTCAAGGAAATTCATCACCGGGTGAAAAATAACCTCCAGATTATCTCCAGCCTGCTGTCCTGGCAGGTGGATATGATCGAAGATCCCCAAGTCCTGCGCATTATTAAAGACAGCCAGAGCCGCATTTCAGCGATGGCCATGATCCACGAACGGATGTATCAGTCTGCTGATCTGGCGCAAATGGCTTTTGACGAATACCTGTATCAACTGGTGAATTATGCCTTTTCCGTTTATGGCCGACCCAGCCAGGGCATTCACCTGCAATTTACGATCGACCCCGTTTCCCTCAATCTGGAGACAGCCCTGCCCTGTGGCCTGATTGCCTACGAACTGGTGACCAATGCCCTTGAACACGCCTTTCCGCATCAGCGTTCAGGGACAGTGCAGGTTTCCCTGGTCCGTCTCAACGAAACTCAATACCAATTGACCGTACAGGATGACGGCATTGGCTTTCCCCCCGATCTGGATTTTCGCCAGACCAGCTCAATGGGGCTGCAACTGGTGTGTGGTCTCACCCAGCAAATCAAGGGACACATCACCCTGCAGCGGGGCACCGTCCCAACGGTTGCCGACGATGGGACGATAACCCAAGGTGGCACCCAGTTTCAACTCACCTTTAGTGAGGTTTACTATGAACACCGTGCCTAG
- a CDS encoding hybrid sensor histidine kinase/response regulator, with protein sequence MATAKVLIVEDEFITAHDISRQLKKLGYVVSGTVDSGELAIAKAAEMRPDVVLMDIVLQGKVNGIAAAQKIWHDYQIPIVYLTAFADPDTVQQARETQPFGYLLKPFRSEDLNVAIQVAIRRHQAEKAIRQRAEVVEQRASQYLAMASHDLRTPLALIKTGVDLLEQFGNQCQEEKKQRYFQQVKEAVKSMDGLIEDILTFGHIESGRLGYAPEVMDVAGFCQDLLAAFQTGIGQNHHLEFIQKGTCQQVFLDAKLLWHCLSNLLSNAIKYSPPQTTIELELCCPDAQPEGVMTNSVPPSTGSAGPIAPNTTVLPPSSSPASSLAGQVTFQVRDHGHGIAPEDQEHLFEPFFRAKSARKTTGTGLGLTITQACVALQQGTLTLVSEVGVGTTVCMTLPCAIPEESAAGG encoded by the coding sequence ATGGCTACTGCAAAAGTTTTGATTGTTGAAGATGAATTTATCACTGCCCATGATATCAGTCGGCAACTGAAGAAGTTAGGGTATGTGGTAAGTGGGACGGTGGACTCCGGTGAACTGGCGATCGCGAAAGCGGCAGAAATGCGTCCGGATGTGGTGTTGATGGACATTGTCTTGCAGGGGAAGGTGAATGGGATTGCGGCGGCACAAAAGATTTGGCATGATTACCAGATCCCGATCGTCTACCTGACTGCCTTCGCCGATCCGGATACGGTGCAGCAGGCTCGTGAGACCCAACCCTTTGGTTATTTACTCAAACCTTTTCGATCGGAAGATCTCAACGTGGCGATTCAGGTGGCGATTCGTCGCCACCAGGCCGAGAAAGCGATTCGACAGCGGGCTGAAGTTGTCGAGCAGCGAGCTAGCCAATATTTAGCGATGGCCTCCCATGATCTGCGGACGCCCCTCGCGCTGATCAAGACGGGGGTAGACTTACTGGAGCAATTTGGTAACCAATGTCAGGAAGAGAAAAAGCAGCGCTATTTCCAACAGGTCAAAGAGGCTGTCAAAAGTATGGATGGCCTGATCGAAGATATTTTGACCTTTGGCCATATCGAATCTGGTCGCCTCGGCTATGCCCCTGAAGTCATGGATGTGGCTGGGTTTTGTCAGGATTTGCTGGCTGCTTTTCAAACGGGTATTGGCCAAAATCATCACTTGGAATTTATCCAGAAGGGCACCTGCCAGCAAGTGTTTCTAGATGCCAAGCTCCTCTGGCATTGCCTTTCCAACTTGCTGAGTAATGCAATTAAATATTCTCCCCCCCAGACAACGATCGAGCTGGAGCTGTGCTGCCCGGATGCCCAGCCAGAAGGGGTGATGACAAACTCCGTGCCCCCGTCAACGGGGTCAGCAGGGCCGATCGCGCCTAACACGACCGTATTGCCTCCCTCGTCGTCTCCAGCGTCATCGCTCGCCGGTCAAGTAACGTTTCAGGTGCGCGATCACGGACATGGCATTGCCCCTGAAGATCAGGAACATCTTTTTGAACCGTTCTTCCGGGCGAAAAGTGCCCGTAAAACCACCGGTACGGGCTTAGGCCTCACGATTACCCAAGCCTGTGTCGCCCTGCAACAGGGTACGTTGACGCTGGTCAGTGAAGTGGGTGTGGGCACAACGGTTTGTATGACCCTACCTTGCGCCATTCCCGAAGAGAGCGCGGCTGGGGGATAA